A window from Nitrospinota bacterium encodes these proteins:
- a CDS encoding FAD-dependent oxidoreductase — translation MAREARRGGPPLACGNLSPVSGIIVVGGGVAGLAAAVSLAEAGLRPTLLESRKSLGGRATAFIDPATGHRVDNGQHLLMGCNRSVKSLLDRIGAADGVIWQPRLDLVFASASHGRVRFRFPPVGGFPAAVAGLLTASGLAWADRLGAARALRAFLRGGPELDGQSVAEVLDRVGTSAAARAHLIEPLALATLNDRPSRALASALTAVVREAFGRGPAAAGLGLPRIDLEDLFARPAHRFIEARGGRVETQRPVEAIVVGERGVEGVVLASGEDLEARAVIAAVPPWALASLLPAGARPEGLEKLPTSPIVSATLWLDRPALDELLLGLVGTTAQWAFNRSRLLGLEGPGQVVAITVSAADELVPETKAVIVETLMEDLRRLIPAARSARVEHAVVVKERRATVPLRPAETTPRPGSRTPVPGLYLAGGWTATGLPDTLEGSARSGDGAADAVLADGLLGTQ, via the coding sequence ATGGCACGAGAAGCTCGCCGCGGCGGGCCGCCCTTGGCTTGCGGGAATCTTTCGCCCGTGAGCGGCATCATCGTCGTAGGCGGCGGGGTCGCTGGTCTCGCCGCCGCCGTCAGCCTGGCCGAGGCCGGCCTGAGGCCGACTCTGCTGGAGTCCCGCAAAAGCCTCGGGGGTCGAGCGACTGCGTTCATCGACCCCGCAACAGGCCACCGGGTCGACAACGGCCAGCATCTCCTGATGGGGTGCAACCGCTCCGTCAAGAGCCTGCTCGATCGCATCGGCGCCGCCGACGGTGTGATCTGGCAACCCCGCCTTGATCTCGTCTTCGCCTCTGCAAGCCACGGCCGGGTGCGCTTTCGCTTTCCCCCCGTGGGCGGCTTCCCCGCCGCCGTGGCCGGTCTCCTCACCGCGTCGGGCCTTGCCTGGGCCGACCGGTTGGGAGCCGCCCGGGCCCTCCGGGCCTTCCTCCGCGGGGGGCCTGAGCTCGACGGCCAATCGGTCGCCGAGGTTCTGGACCGGGTCGGGACCTCCGCCGCGGCCCGGGCCCACCTTATAGAGCCGTTGGCGCTGGCCACCCTCAACGACCGACCGTCCAGAGCCCTGGCGTCGGCGCTGACAGCCGTCGTTCGGGAGGCTTTTGGGAGAGGCCCGGCGGCGGCGGGCCTCGGCCTGCCCCGCATCGATCTGGAGGACCTCTTCGCCAGGCCCGCACACCGTTTCATTGAGGCCCGAGGCGGGCGTGTAGAGACCCAACGGCCCGTGGAGGCCATCGTCGTCGGAGAGCGCGGGGTCGAGGGTGTCGTCCTGGCAAGCGGCGAGGACCTCGAGGCGCGGGCTGTCATAGCCGCCGTCCCCCCGTGGGCCCTGGCATCCCTGCTGCCGGCGGGTGCCAGGCCTGAGGGCCTGGAGAAGCTACCCACCTCGCCCATCGTCTCGGCCACTCTATGGCTCGACCGTCCGGCCCTAGACGAGCTCCTGCTCGGTCTCGTCGGAACTACTGCCCAGTGGGCCTTCAACCGCTCGCGGCTATTAGGCCTGGAAGGTCCGGGGCAAGTCGTGGCCATCACGGTGAGCGCCGCCGATGAGCTCGTTCCAGAGACCAAGGCGGTCATCGTCGAGACCCTCATGGAGGATCTCCGGCGGCTCATACCGGCGGCCCGCTCGGCTCGGGTGGAGCACGCCGTGGTGGTAAAGGAGCGACGGGCCACAGTGCCTCTGAGGCCGGCAGAGACAACTCCGAGACCTGGGTCTCGAACGCCAGTCCCCGGTCTCTACCTCGCCGGGGGGTGGACCGCCACGGGCCTGCCCGATACCCTGGAGGGCTCGGCGAGAAGCGGCGATGGAGCGGCCGATGCAGTCCTGGCCGACGGTCTGCTGGGCACGCAATGA
- a CDS encoding phytoene/squalene synthase family protein: protein MAEGLARVDLDRLARRSTFWPAFLALPRDRRADLTVLYGALAYADSLVDDLPPEEGVARLEAFRKILASGYEHPTPPPGLDALIPCCRRRDIPWELWEEFFAGLAQDTTTTRYATYAELEVYCYRVASVVGLMSIKVFGCDTPGARAYAVPLGRALQMTNILRDIARDASRGRLYLPLEDLERFGVAEEELLEGRLTEAALSLLAFEGGRAREAFAEASRLRPAEVGRALLPAEIMRSLYEALLAKIERAGYDVWQGRVRLAWHEKLAAAGRPWLAGIFRP, encoded by the coding sequence ATGGCGGAGGGTTTAGCTAGAGTCGATCTCGACCGTCTCGCGCGCCGCTCGACGTTCTGGCCCGCATTCCTGGCCCTGCCGCGCGACCGCAGGGCCGACCTCACCGTCCTATACGGAGCTCTGGCTTACGCCGACAGCCTGGTGGACGATCTTCCCCCCGAGGAGGGGGTCGCCCGCCTTGAGGCTTTCCGAAAGATACTCGCTTCGGGCTACGAGCACCCGACGCCGCCGCCGGGCCTGGATGCCCTTATCCCGTGCTGCCGTCGGCGGGACATCCCGTGGGAGCTCTGGGAGGAGTTTTTCGCGGGGCTCGCCCAGGACACCACGACCACCCGCTACGCCACCTACGCGGAGCTCGAAGTTTACTGCTACCGGGTCGCGTCGGTCGTGGGCCTGATGAGCATCAAGGTCTTCGGCTGCGACACTCCAGGGGCGCGCGCCTACGCCGTCCCCCTCGGCCGCGCCCTTCAGATGACCAACATCCTGCGCGACATCGCCCGCGACGCCTCCAGGGGCCGCCTCTACCTCCCCCTTGAAGACCTCGAGCGGTTCGGGGTGGCCGAGGAAGAGCTCCTGGAGGGCCGCCTCACCGAGGCCGCTTTGAGTCTGCTCGCCTTCGAGGGCGGCCGGGCCCGGGAGGCCTTCGCCGAGGCCTCCCGCCTGAGGCCTGCCGAGGTCGGCCGAGCGCTGCTGCCCGCCGAGATAATGCGAAGCCTATATGAGGCCCTGCTCGCCAAAATAGAGAGAGCGGGCTACGACGTCTGGCAGGGGCGCGTCAGACTTGCATGGCACGAGAAGCTCGCCGCGGCGGGCCGCCCTTGGCTTGCGGGAATCTTTCGCCCGTGA